A DNA window from Prochlorococcus marinus str. GP2 contains the following coding sequences:
- the rplA gene encoding 50S ribosomal protein L1: MKKLSKRMAALSTKIEDRIYPPLEALSIIKENANAKFDETIEAHIRLGIDPKYTDQQLRTTVALPHGTGQSIKIAVITSGENVSKAKVAGADLFGEEDLVESINKGNMDFDLLIATPDMMPKVAKLGRVLGPRGLMPNPKAGTVTNDIANAIKEFKAGKLEFRADKAGIVHVRFGKASFSKEALFDNLKTLQDSIDKNKPSGAKGKYWKTFYVTSTMGPSVQVDINAVQDYQPEG, from the coding sequence ATGAAAAAACTTTCAAAAAGAATGGCGGCTCTATCAACAAAGATAGAAGATCGCATTTACCCCCCACTTGAAGCTCTTAGTATTATCAAGGAGAATGCTAATGCAAAATTTGATGAAACTATTGAAGCGCACATTCGTTTAGGTATTGATCCAAAATATACTGATCAACAATTAAGGACCACGGTTGCATTACCACATGGTACTGGCCAAAGCATCAAAATCGCAGTAATCACAAGCGGTGAGAATGTATCTAAAGCTAAGGTTGCTGGTGCAGATCTATTTGGCGAAGAGGATCTTGTGGAAAGCATCAACAAAGGTAATATGGATTTCGATCTACTTATTGCAACTCCAGATATGATGCCAAAGGTTGCAAAATTAGGAAGAGTTTTAGGACCTAGAGGTTTAATGCCTAATCCTAAAGCTGGGACCGTAACTAATGATATTGCTAATGCAATAAAAGAATTCAAGGCTGGTAAGCTCGAATTTAGAGCAGATAAGGCGGGTATAGTTCACGTACGCTTTGGAAAAGCAAGTTTCTCAAAAGAGGCTCTATTTGACAATTTAAAAACCTTACAAGATTCAATTGATAAAAATAAACCAAGTGGAGCTAAGGGAAAATATTGGAAAACTTTTTATGTTACTTCAACAATGGGGCCTTCAGTTCAAGTAGACATAAATGCTGTACAAGATTACCAACCTGAAGGTTAA
- the rplL gene encoding 50S ribosomal protein L7/L12 — MSAKTEEILESLKSLSLLEASELVKQIEEAFGVSAAASAGVVMAAPGAAGGDADGGAAEEKTEFDVVLESFDAAAKIKVLKVVRNATGLGLGDAKALVESAPKTVKEGIAKADAESLKKEIEEAGGKVTLK, encoded by the coding sequence ATGTCCGCAAAAACTGAAGAAATTCTTGAATCATTAAAATCTCTATCACTTTTAGAAGCATCTGAGCTTGTAAAGCAAATTGAAGAGGCTTTTGGTGTATCTGCTGCAGCTTCTGCAGGTGTAGTAATGGCGGCTCCAGGAGCAGCTGGCGGTGACGCAGATGGTGGCGCTGCTGAAGAAAAAACTGAATTTGATGTAGTTCTCGAAAGCTTTGATGCAGCTGCAAAAATCAAAGTCCTTAAAGTTGTGAGAAATGCAACTGGTCTAGGTCTTGGCGATGCAAAAGCTCTTGTTGAGTCTGCACCAAAAACAGTAAAAGAGGGAATTGCTAAAGCAGATGCTGAATCTTTAAAGAAAGAGATTGAAGAAGCTGGCGGTAAAGTTACACTTAAGTAA
- the rplK gene encoding 50S ribosomal protein L11 codes for MAKKIVAVIKLALQAGKANPAPPVGPALGQHGVNIMAFCKEYNARTQDKAGFVIPVEISVFEDRSFTFITKTPPASVLITKAAGIEKGSGESAKGSVGNISKAQLEEIAKTKLPDLNCSSVESAMKVIEGTARNMGVSITD; via the coding sequence ATGGCAAAAAAAATTGTTGCAGTTATCAAGCTTGCTCTACAAGCAGGCAAAGCAAATCCTGCTCCTCCTGTAGGTCCAGCTTTAGGACAACATGGTGTCAATATCATGGCATTTTGTAAAGAATACAATGCAAGGACACAAGATAAAGCAGGTTTTGTAATTCCAGTTGAGATTTCTGTTTTTGAAGATAGAAGCTTTACTTTTATCACAAAAACACCTCCTGCTTCTGTCTTAATAACAAAAGCGGCTGGTATTGAGAAAGGATCAGGTGAATCCGCAAAAGGCTCTGTTGGGAATATAAGTAAAGCTCAATTAGAAGAAATAGCCAAAACTAAGCTTCCTGATCTAAACTGTTCTAGTGTTGAATCAGCAATGAAAGTAATTGAAGGTACTGCTCGTAATATGGGCGTTTCTATTACTGATTGA
- a CDS encoding phosphoglycerate kinase — MSKLSLSSLDKTHLEGKKVLVRVDFNVPLNEDGQITDDTRIRAAIPTIEYLINNSAKVILAAHFGRPKGQVNEKMRLTPVAARLSELLGQNVALTNSCIGDEAVAQSNSLSNGDVLLLENVRFFGEEEKNDLEFAKKLASHADMYVNDAFGAAHRAHASTQGVTNYLSPSVAGFLLEKELQYLQGAVDAPNRPLAAIVGGSKVSSKIGVLDSLLDKCDKIMIGGGMIFTFYKARGLDVGKSLVEEDKLELAKDLEAKAKAKGVELLLPTDVVLANEFSPDAESKISQIDSISGNWMGLDIGPDSIKVFQNALAECKTIIWNGPMGVFEFDKFAEGTNAIATTLADLSSFSEVCTIIGGGDSVAAVEKAGLAEKMSHISTGGGASLELLEGKTLPGVAALNDA, encoded by the coding sequence ATGTCAAAATTATCTCTTTCCAGTCTTGATAAGACACATTTAGAAGGAAAAAAAGTTCTTGTTAGAGTAGATTTTAATGTTCCATTAAATGAAGATGGTCAAATAACTGACGATACGCGTATTCGTGCAGCGATCCCAACTATTGAATATCTTATTAATAATTCTGCAAAAGTTATTTTAGCTGCTCATTTTGGTAGACCAAAGGGTCAGGTAAATGAAAAAATGAGATTAACTCCAGTAGCAGCTAGATTAAGTGAATTGTTGGGGCAAAATGTTGCTCTTACTAACAGTTGTATTGGTGATGAAGCAGTTGCACAATCAAATAGCTTATCTAATGGAGATGTTCTTTTACTTGAAAATGTTCGTTTTTTTGGTGAAGAGGAAAAGAACGACCTGGAGTTTGCTAAAAAATTAGCTTCACATGCAGATATGTATGTGAATGATGCTTTCGGTGCTGCTCATAGAGCTCATGCTTCAACTCAGGGAGTTACTAATTATTTGAGTCCATCAGTAGCTGGATTCCTATTAGAAAAAGAATTGCAATACTTACAAGGAGCGGTAGATGCCCCAAATCGTCCATTGGCAGCAATAGTTGGAGGATCCAAGGTTAGTAGCAAAATAGGTGTGCTTGATTCTTTATTAGATAAGTGTGACAAAATAATGATTGGTGGAGGTATGATCTTTACTTTTTACAAAGCTAGAGGTCTTGATGTTGGAAAGAGTTTAGTAGAAGAAGATAAACTTGAGCTTGCAAAAGATCTAGAAGCAAAGGCAAAAGCAAAAGGTGTCGAATTATTATTGCCCACTGATGTTGTTTTAGCTAATGAATTTTCTCCTGATGCGGAAAGTAAAATATCTCAAATTGATTCAATTAGTGGAAATTGGATGGGTCTAGATATAGGTCCTGATTCCATAAAAGTTTTTCAGAATGCTCTTGCAGAATGTAAGACAATAATTTGGAATGGTCCAATGGGTGTTTTCGAATTTGATAAATTTGCAGAAGGTACTAATGCAATAGCTACTACCCTTGCAGACTTAAGTTCTTTTTCTGAAGTTTGTACAATAATCGGTGGAGGAGATTCAGTTGCAGCAGTTGAGAAAGCAGGATTAGCCGAGAAAATGTCTCACATATCTACTGGAGGTGGAGCTAGTTTGGAACTTTTAGAAGGCAAAACATTACCTGGTGTAGCTGCTTTAAACGACGCTTAA
- the rnhA gene encoding ribonuclease HI — protein MNSDSIAIEAATDGACSGNPGPGGWGGLIIFEDGSELEIGGSEQNTTNNRMELTAAIKTLEKLKTYKLKKNFKLRTDSKYVIEGYTKWIINWKRNGWKTSSGKSVQNLDLWQKIDQLRINDLVMEYVKGHSGDKQNDRVDKIATNYSKGISLKSNLKESESSVDFFEKNAPSEIQELFSRNELIQKFAEKKYLLSSLELSNLLGEENHVDIKQYLLFEWRNWRLIPKDKKYWIIEKKVS, from the coding sequence ATGAATAGCGATAGTATTGCAATTGAAGCTGCAACAGATGGAGCCTGCAGTGGTAATCCAGGTCCAGGAGGTTGGGGGGGATTAATAATTTTTGAAGATGGCAGCGAATTAGAAATAGGTGGTTCCGAGCAAAATACTACAAATAATAGGATGGAACTAACTGCGGCCATAAAAACACTTGAAAAATTAAAAACCTATAAATTAAAAAAGAACTTTAAATTAAGAACTGATAGTAAATATGTCATAGAAGGCTATACAAAATGGATTATTAATTGGAAGAGAAATGGATGGAAAACAAGCTCAGGCAAATCAGTTCAAAATCTTGATTTATGGCAAAAAATTGACCAATTAAGAATTAATGACCTTGTCATGGAATATGTTAAAGGCCATAGCGGTGACAAACAAAATGATAGGGTTGATAAAATCGCAACCAACTATAGCAAAGGTATATCTTTAAAAAGTAACTTAAAAGAGTCTGAATCTTCAGTAGACTTTTTTGAAAAAAATGCACCTTCAGAAATTCAGGAATTATTTTCAAGAAATGAATTAATTCAAAAATTTGCAGAAAAAAAGTACTTATTAAGTTCACTAGAACTTAGTAATTTATTAGGTGAAGAAAACCACGTAGATATAAAACAATATTTACTTTTTGAATGGCGTAATTGGAGATTAATTCCTAAAGATAAAAAATATTGGATAATAGAAAAAAAAGTATCCTAA
- the secE gene encoding preprotein translocase subunit SecE, translating to MTSPTTNKEPLKKDSTEIEEPKKNNNFFRSTYDELKLVVWPNKQQLFSESVAVIIMVSFSAAAIASVSRFYGWAASQIFR from the coding sequence GTGACAAGTCCTACTACTAATAAAGAACCTCTAAAAAAGGATTCTACTGAAATTGAAGAGCCTAAAAAAAATAATAATTTTTTTAGATCTACCTACGATGAACTTAAACTTGTCGTTTGGCCAAATAAACAACAACTTTTTAGTGAATCTGTAGCGGTTATAATTATGGTATCCTTTTCTGCGGCAGCCATAGCATCTGTCAGCAGATTCTATGGATGGGCAGCCTCACAAATTTTTCGTTGA
- a CDS encoding pyridoxal phosphate-dependent aminotransferase, which yields MNNSENNDYSKEDMQKSNLKHGGNVYASAKKLNLLPSEIIDSSASLVPFEPPKILIDSLNEVIKNRRFRYYPERNLSDLKEIIAKFHGINADNILPGNGASELITWAGYEASKFGISCIPSPCFVDYERALNCWDSNFIHCELPKNWNNIFPQSFPIHPKGDVIWITNPHNPTGQLWGKNSLEEILKKYKLVICDEAFLSITPYGDKESLIPLTKKYDNLLVLRSLTKIFNIPGLRLGYIIGSSKKLKQWEINRDPWPLNSFAIKAGIDLLSNQKFYLQWISKIHSWINIERERVCAQLSKIENLKVHNSSTNFFLIESKTSLLPNIKYLERKGILLRECTSFRFLNEKWARISLQSPEKNILLCEEIQNSFKK from the coding sequence ATGAATAATTCAGAAAATAATGATTACTCAAAAGAAGACATGCAGAAATCAAACTTAAAACATGGAGGGAATGTATATGCAAGTGCAAAAAAATTAAATTTATTACCCTCCGAAATCATTGACTCAAGTGCATCATTAGTACCCTTTGAGCCTCCTAAAATACTAATAGATTCATTAAATGAGGTAATTAAGAATCGTCGTTTTAGATATTACCCTGAGAGAAACTTAAGTGATTTAAAAGAAATAATCGCAAAATTTCATGGGATAAATGCAGACAATATATTACCTGGAAATGGAGCTTCTGAGCTAATAACCTGGGCAGGTTATGAAGCATCCAAATTTGGAATAAGTTGCATCCCTTCTCCATGCTTTGTTGATTATGAAAGAGCTTTAAACTGTTGGGACAGCAATTTCATACATTGCGAATTGCCAAAAAACTGGAATAATATTTTTCCTCAATCATTTCCAATTCATCCTAAAGGTGATGTTATTTGGATAACAAATCCACATAACCCTACAGGGCAATTATGGGGTAAAAATTCATTGGAGGAAATTTTAAAAAAATATAAGTTAGTTATTTGTGATGAAGCTTTCTTATCTATAACACCTTATGGAGATAAAGAATCTTTAATACCTTTAACTAAAAAATATGATAATCTATTAGTCTTAAGAAGCCTAACAAAAATCTTCAACATTCCTGGTCTTAGATTAGGTTACATAATTGGTTCATCGAAAAAACTCAAGCAATGGGAAATAAATAGAGATCCTTGGCCATTAAATTCCTTCGCTATTAAAGCAGGAATTGATTTACTAAGTAATCAGAAATTCTATCTACAATGGATAAGTAAGATTCATAGCTGGATAAATATTGAAAGAGAAAGAGTATGCGCACAACTATCAAAAATAGAAAACCTTAAAGTTCATAATTCTTCAACCAATTTTTTTTTAATAGAAAGTAAAACATCTTTGTTGCCGAATATAAAATACTTGGAAAGAAAAGGAATATTACTTAGAGAATGCACTTCATTTAGATTTCTTAACGAGAAGTGGGCAAGAATAAGTTTACAGAGCCCGGAAAAAAATATTCTTTTATGTGAAGAAATTCAAAATTCCTTTAAAAAATAA
- the murG gene encoding undecaprenyldiphospho-muramoylpentapeptide beta-N-acetylglucosaminyltransferase, with the protein MSKKNNILVASSGTGGHIFPALAVTKELEDEWNINWLGVHKRLDQNLIPQRYNLMTLNIKTPRKNIFLFYQYIKILISTFQIIRILKEKKINLVFTTGGYISAPTIVASKLLRIPVIIHESNLIPGMVTKYFGFLCNYVLLGFKKTNCYLKNCKTIFTGTPLREQFYKSNLLPEWVPKGKGPLLIVMGGSQGSKAINQILYESQEFLIKKKFRIVHIVGENNQKNFYVKNTKNYVQKKFTNQIPALIQNCDLVISRSGSGTINELIETEKPSILIPYPYSKNNHQEKNAIILAENGGSVLMNQNKISKELFEETLDRIFKRKLKNGKNQYEILDLMKKNMKNKNKIKSKVEIKKLINYFLKEF; encoded by the coding sequence ATGTCTAAAAAAAATAATATATTAGTCGCATCTAGTGGAACAGGAGGGCATATTTTCCCAGCACTAGCAGTTACTAAAGAATTAGAAGATGAATGGAATATTAATTGGTTGGGTGTTCATAAAAGACTTGATCAAAATCTTATTCCCCAAAGATATAATTTGATGACATTAAATATAAAGACTCCAAGAAAAAATATTTTTTTGTTTTATCAATATATAAAAATTTTAATTTCAACTTTCCAAATAATTCGCATTTTAAAAGAAAAAAAAATTAATTTAGTTTTTACGACCGGAGGATATATATCAGCGCCTACTATTGTAGCTTCAAAACTTCTTAGGATACCTGTCATTATTCATGAATCAAATTTAATACCAGGAATGGTCACCAAATATTTTGGTTTTTTATGTAACTATGTTCTTTTAGGATTCAAGAAAACAAATTGTTATTTAAAAAATTGTAAAACTATTTTCACTGGTACCCCTTTAAGGGAGCAATTCTATAAATCTAATCTTTTACCAGAGTGGGTTCCAAAAGGAAAGGGTCCTCTCTTGATTGTTATGGGAGGTAGTCAAGGATCAAAAGCTATAAATCAAATTCTTTATGAATCTCAAGAATTTTTAATAAAAAAAAAGTTTCGAATAGTTCATATTGTTGGAGAGAATAATCAAAAAAACTTTTATGTAAAAAATACAAAAAATTATGTTCAAAAGAAATTTACTAATCAAATTCCAGCTTTAATACAAAACTGTGATCTTGTAATATCAAGATCTGGTTCGGGCACAATAAATGAACTTATAGAAACTGAAAAACCTTCAATTTTAATTCCATACCCTTATTCAAAAAATAATCACCAGGAGAAAAATGCAATAATTCTTGCTGAAAATGGAGGATCAGTTTTAATGAATCAAAATAAAATTTCTAAAGAACTTTTTGAAGAAACTTTAGATAGGATTTTTAAGAGAAAATTAAAAAATGGAAAGAATCAATATGAAATATTAGATCTTATGAAAAAGAACATGAAAAATAAAAATAAAATTAAATCTAAAGTTGAGATTAAAAAATTAATTAATTATTTTTTAAAGGAATTTTGA
- the nusG gene encoding transcription termination/antitermination protein NusG, whose product MSNELNTSPASSRANTSIARWYAVQVASSCEKKVKATLEQRSVTLGVNNRIIEIEIPQTPGIKLKKDGSRQTTEEKVFPGYVLVRMILDEDTMMAVKSTPNVINFVGAEDGRGNGRSRGHIKPRPLSRQEVNRIFKRASEKKAVIKLDIEEKDRIIVTSGPFKDFQGEVIEVSGERNKLKALLSIFGRETPVELEFSQINKQN is encoded by the coding sequence ATGAGTAATGAATTAAATACCAGCCCTGCCTCTTCAAGAGCAAATACTAGCATCGCAAGATGGTATGCAGTTCAAGTAGCTTCAAGCTGTGAAAAAAAAGTAAAAGCTACACTTGAGCAGAGATCAGTAACTTTGGGAGTTAATAATAGGATCATTGAAATTGAAATTCCCCAAACTCCTGGAATTAAATTAAAAAAAGATGGAAGTAGACAAACTACTGAAGAAAAAGTTTTCCCGGGTTATGTGCTTGTCAGAATGATTTTGGATGAAGATACAATGATGGCTGTAAAAAGTACTCCAAATGTAATTAACTTTGTTGGTGCTGAAGACGGTAGAGGCAATGGAAGATCGCGAGGTCATATCAAACCTAGACCATTATCCAGACAAGAAGTTAATAGAATCTTTAAGCGCGCATCAGAGAAAAAAGCTGTAATTAAATTAGATATTGAAGAAAAAGATAGAATCATAGTAACTAGTGGTCCATTCAAAGATTTCCAGGGAGAAGTCATAGAAGTTTCCGGGGAAAGAAATAAATTAAAAGCACTACTTTCAATATTTGGGCGCGAGACTCCTGTAGAATTAGAATTCTCCCAAATCAATAAACAAAATTAA
- a CDS encoding quinone-dependent dihydroorotate dehydrogenase, producing MNEHKGVFKNLYKNLITPILKKDSGIDAEYLTNLSLSLLSFSSRKQNWPVVSSILKSLNEEFSVIDKRLSQNICGINFCNPIGLAAGFDKNGNAANIWKDFGFGFAELGTVTKFAQNGNPKPRLFRLAEEEAALNRMGFNNNGAENLVKNFLEQGIEFKKNRENICLGINFGKSKITSLSQAKDDYLTSLKLLIPYCDYAAINVSSPNTEGLRKLQDPILLKELLKEIKNLPNCPPLFVKIAPDLSLRDIEDICQLIIEENIDGIIATNTSIDRLGLENRKIQQTGLLLSDENGGLSGRPLQKKANQIIKYIHNIDKKIILIGVGGIDSPESAWERICSGASLIQLYTGWIYKGPKLVPDILQGFLKQLNYHQLSNIKEAIGSDLKWVE from the coding sequence ATGAATGAACATAAGGGTGTATTTAAAAATCTCTATAAAAACTTGATTACCCCTATACTAAAAAAAGACTCTGGAATAGATGCAGAATATTTAACTAATTTATCTCTTAGCCTTTTATCGTTTAGTTCAAGAAAACAAAATTGGCCTGTAGTTTCATCAATCCTAAAAAGTCTAAATGAAGAATTTTCTGTAATTGATAAAAGGTTAAGTCAGAACATATGTGGAATAAATTTTTGTAATCCAATTGGTTTAGCTGCGGGTTTTGACAAAAATGGAAATGCTGCAAATATATGGAAAGATTTTGGTTTTGGATTTGCTGAATTGGGAACTGTAACTAAATTTGCTCAAAATGGTAATCCAAAACCAAGGTTATTTAGATTGGCAGAAGAAGAGGCAGCATTAAATAGGATGGGATTCAATAATAATGGTGCTGAAAATCTTGTTAAAAATTTTCTTGAGCAAGGTATTGAGTTCAAAAAAAACAGGGAAAATATTTGTCTAGGGATAAATTTCGGCAAATCTAAAATCACAAGTTTATCTCAAGCAAAAGATGATTATTTAACTTCTCTAAAATTATTAATTCCATATTGTGATTACGCAGCAATAAATGTAAGTTCTCCAAATACTGAAGGACTCAGAAAATTGCAAGATCCAATTCTACTAAAAGAACTTCTTAAAGAAATTAAAAACTTACCTAATTGTCCGCCTTTATTTGTAAAAATTGCGCCAGATTTAAGCCTTAGAGATATCGAAGATATTTGTCAATTAATAATAGAGGAAAACATAGATGGAATAATTGCTACTAACACTAGCATTGATAGATTAGGTCTTGAAAATAGAAAGATACAGCAAACTGGATTATTACTTTCTGATGAGAATGGAGGATTAAGTGGGAGGCCTCTACAAAAAAAAGCCAATCAAATAATAAAATATATTCATAATATTGATAAAAAGATTATTTTAATTGGCGTTGGTGGGATTGATAGTCCCGAGTCAGCTTGGGAAAGAATTTGTTCTGGAGCCTCATTAATTCAACTCTATACAGGTTGGATATACAAAGGTCCAAAACTAGTACCAGATATACTTCAAGGATTCTTAAAACAACTTAATTACCATCAATTATCCAATATTAAAGAGGCCATTGGATCAGATTTAAAATGGGTTGAATAA
- the rplJ gene encoding 50S ribosomal protein L10 has translation MGRTLENKQQIVTEIKSLLNDSEMAVVLDYKGLTIKEMSDLRSRLQTTNGICKVTKNSLMRKAIDGNSNWNDLESLLTGTNAFVLIKEDVGGAVKAIQSFQKDTKKSETKGALFEGRLLSDSEIKEIASLPSKEVLMAKIAGALNGIATKIAISINEVPSGLARSLKQHSEKSES, from the coding sequence ATGGGCCGAACACTAGAGAATAAGCAACAAATCGTTACTGAGATTAAATCTCTATTAAACGACTCGGAAATGGCTGTAGTTCTTGACTATAAAGGTTTAACTATCAAAGAGATGTCAGATTTGCGATCTAGATTGCAAACAACTAATGGCATCTGCAAAGTTACTAAAAATTCATTAATGCGTAAAGCTATTGATGGAAATAGTAATTGGAACGATCTTGAATCTTTACTGACCGGAACAAATGCTTTTGTCTTAATTAAAGAAGATGTGGGTGGTGCTGTAAAAGCGATCCAATCTTTTCAAAAAGACACCAAAAAATCCGAAACCAAAGGAGCTTTATTTGAAGGCAGACTTCTTAGCGATTCTGAAATAAAAGAAATTGCGAGTCTTCCATCTAAAGAAGTATTGATGGCAAAAATTGCTGGCGCTCTAAATGGCATAGCAACAAAAATTGCGATCTCTATCAATGAAGTGCCTTCTGGACTTGCTAGATCACTTAAACAACATTCTGAAAAATCAGAATCTTAA